The following DNA comes from Simkania negevensis Z.
TGATTGGTAATTGCCATAAATAGATGCTAATCCTATTTTTGTAAGGAAGCTAAACCCATAATCGATATACCAATCGAGTCCTAAAGCTGCTTTCAGTCCAGCTCCATCAAATTCCCAGCTATGATGATATTTGTTAATTCCAGTAATCCCATTATATTTAAAGTTCCAATGCTGATGAACCCAAGCGCCGATAACTCCTCCTTGTAAACTCCCAAGGACATTTTTTCTGAGCGTCCAGAAACTTGTTAGCATGAGCTCTGCAACATTATAGTTGAGTCGAATATGACTTCTTGCTGAGAGAAATTCAGGTCCTGTTTTTTGATCGAACGTTCCTGAGATAGGAGATTTTTCACTGTCATTTCCACTAGAATAGAAGTAAGTGTAGATGCCCTCAAGCCCCCATCGATCTGGAAAAAGTGTGTAGGCAAGGTTTAATCTGTAACCAGGGCAAAAATTTAATTCAGCCGACTTTAAATCACCAATAGCGCCTTGATCGGCTTGTCCTGGAACAAAGTTTGGCTGAGTTCCTGAAATGACATAATCCAAAGCGCCTTCGTAGGGTTTCCAGTACAGCAAAGTAGCTGAGATTTTCCACCAAGCTTCTTGGTTATCTGGGCGGAAATTCCAAATCTCAGGTTGAGAGTTTTGGGTATTTATTACAGGTTCTGCATTTGCAGGTGCCGGATTGTTTTGCTGATTATATCCATTGGCAAAAAGAGTGGATCCTAAACAGATCAACATCGGCATTAATAATTTATAGTTCATTAAAAAACCTTTCATTTACTTGCGATAATTTAATCCCTAGCAAAAGATGAAATTAAATGAAAGTCTGAGGTGATTTTTAAAGAAAAAGAGAGAGTGATCTTGTGAAACTTGAGAGAAATCCTTCAGTTTATGTAAACTCATTGGCATGGAAACCGTGATTGATGCTTTAGAAAAAAGGGGATTTATCGATGCAATTTCGAGCGATGAGCTTCGAGAGCGCGTGAAGCAGCCCCTTAAGCTTTATATTGGATTTGATCCTACCGCAAATAGTCTTCATCTGGGAAATTTAGTAGGAATCATTGCGCTTGCATGGTTTCAAAAATATGGCCATACGCCTGTTATTCTTTTAGGAGGCGGAACAGGTAAAATAGGTGATCCTTCTGGGAAAGACACCGAAAGACCCCTTCTTGATGAAAACGTACTTAAAGCAAATGTAGAAGGAATTCGAAAACAATTTGAGCGGTGCCTTGATTTTTCTCACCCCACAGCACCTCCAATGATGGTGAATAATGATGACTGGCTTTCTTCTTATTCACTGATTGAGTTTTTGCGCGATGTGGGTAAGCACTTTCGCTTAGGACCGATGCTTGGAAAAGATAGTGTCCGTTCCCGTTTAAATTCAGAAGAAGGAATGAGTTTTACCGAATTTTCCTACCAGGTTCTTCAGGGATATGACTTTTACCACTTATATAAGGAAAACAGCATCTGTCTGCAGATGGGGGGCAGTGACCAATGGGGGAACATCACAGCAGGAATCGAACTGACACGTAAACTCATTGGAGAATCAGTGTTTGGAATGACCTACCCTTTGCTGACCCGAAGTGATGGAAAAAAATTTGGGAAAAGTGAAGAAGGAGCCATTTGGCTTGATCCTGAAAAGACATCCCCCTATCAATTTTATCAGCATCTTATACGTGTTGCCGATGCCGATGTGACAAAACTCATGCGCATGCTCACTTTTATAGATGTCAGGGAGATCGAAGCCTTTGAAGCAGAAATTGCGTCAGGGGAATTCATTCCGTTTGCAGCACAAAAACGACTTGCTGAAGAAGTGACTCGCTTTGTCCATGGAGAAGAAGGAGTTCAAATAGCTCTTCGCGTCACTGCTGCAATTGCTCCTGGTTCCAATGCATCACTTGATCCTGAAATTTTAGAAGAAATTGCACGCGATATGCCCCACGTCGCACTGGATGTGAGCGAAGTTCTCGACCAAAAATACACCGATGTCATTACAAAGGCTGGTTTTGTGACCAGTAAAAGTGAAGCGGCAAGGCTAATTCAAAACGGGGGAGCTTATCTCAATAATGAAAAAGTCGAAGATCCAGCTTTTACGATTACAAAAAAGCACCTGATTGGTAATAAATATGTGATGCTTGGCTCTGGTAAAAAGAAAAAAATGCTCATTAAAATCGCACCTTAAAAATTATTTATTTCATAAGCCCGAAAAATAACTTGCCTGAAAATCAACATGATACAAAAATGAGGCTAGATAAAAAAAAAATGACAAGGGTTGAGTTTTTCTGTTGAAAGAAAAGCGAAATCATGAGAAGAGTAGGTTTATCTCTTGTCTAAAATTATAGGAGTCGGGTGATATGGCAACAATTACAAAGAAGAAACTCATTAATGAGATTTCTCGTCGAAGAGGGCTTCATCCGAATGAAGTCAGGATGGTTGTTCAATCTTTTCTAGATTGTATGACTGAATACCTTTCTGATGGAGATCGACTTGAGTTTCGAGATTTTGGTGTATTTGAAGTCGTAAAACGCAAAAAGAAAATTGGAAGAAATCCCAAAAACGCTACAGTTCCGATTGTGATTCCGGAAAGACGCGCTGTGAAGTTCACGCCAGGTAAGAAAATGAAAAGCCTGATTGAACAAGGTGAGTCGGAAGCAAAGTCTGGTCAGCAAGTTTTTGGGTGATAACCCAAAGGCAAAATTATGAGGGATCTCGTCACTTTTTATCGCGATCGCTTGCATCTACTTAGCGAAGAAGATAATTGGTGTCGAGCATTAAAAAATTGTTATTTACAAAAGCCCGTTGACGAGTCCCTCATTCGTGCACTACTCGACGAATGTCGAGATGTAGTAGTAGATAGTCCTCAGGACTATCTTCTTTATTTAAGAAAACTTGTTTCTCTTTCGTTTCTTCATCGGTTTCAGCCGATGCCAACAGCTCTTACCTCCCTTCAAAAAATCTATCACAAGATTTACACCCAGGGTTTTTGGAAAGAGTTTCAATTGGGCGAAGCTCTTTACGCTCTTGGATGTTATTTAGTCGGATTGCCGATGCCAGCTTTGGAGCCAAAACAGCTAGCGAAAGGAGGCATTTTAGTCGAAGCGGGAAACCATTTACCAGATGGAGGGATTCCTCATCCTCTCTTGAATGCAGAACTTGCCTTGATTTGGCTTTTTCTGGGATGGGAGGAAGATAATGAGAGTTTAATCCATGCCGCCCTCAAGTGGGCATATATCAGTCTTGGACTTTTCGATCACGAAAACCGCCCATTTCATGGAGTTTGGTTAAGAGAAGCCGAGTACCGACCCCTTCCATTTAATACCGTATATTTTCTTCTTTTTTCTGTGGCATCAGAAATGCTTTTAAGCTCTAAAACAGGTCATCTCGCAGATGCGCTTTTTGATGCCCTCAAGGAAGTCGAAGATACAGCATTTCAAATGCCGCCAGTTTTTCTCTTATTTTTTGCATTAGGATTTGAAAGTCTTCACCATGACAAGGCTTGCCCTGAAATCATTCACTCGTACTCGATGAGTGAAGTCGATAAAAGTTTAGGGTATTTAGCCACAAAGCAAAATGATCTGAGTTTGGCCTGCTCTTTTAGTGGAGTGAATACCGGATTAGGAGCATTGCATAAAACCCATGTCAGAATTGTGTCGTTTGGTCCACACTTCACGCCACTTGCCGATTCTGATCGCTACGGTGTATATCGCACCTCTTCAGGAGTGTCAGATCCCTTCCGAGACTTGGAATATGACAAAAAAGGGGGTTCTTTTCAGGTTAAAGGGTGGGCCCGCTTGATTTCTCCTTACGTCTCACATGTCTACCATCATAACCTGACGCTCACTCAACCAGGCAAACAGTGGCTTTATTTTTCAGCTGCTGGTGATGGAGATAAAATATTTTTTGAAAGTCGACTTTCTGAATTCGATGAAAAGCACCCCCTCTTTTTTGCTTATTTCA
Coding sequences within:
- a CDS encoding HU family DNA-binding protein; translated protein: MATITKKKLINEISRRRGLHPNEVRMVVQSFLDCMTEYLSDGDRLEFRDFGVFEVVKRKKKIGRNPKNATVPIVIPERRAVKFTPGKKMKSLIEQGESEAKSGQQVFG
- a CDS encoding Lpg1974 family pore-forming outer membrane protein — protein: MNYKLLMPMLICLGSTLFANGYNQQNNPAPANAEPVINTQNSQPEIWNFRPDNQEAWWKISATLLYWKPYEGALDYVISGTQPNFVPGQADQGAIGDLKSAELNFCPGYRLNLAYTLFPDRWGLEGIYTYFYSSGNDSEKSPISGTFDQKTGPEFLSARSHIRLNYNVAELMLTSFWTLRKNVLGSLQGGVIGAWVHQHWNFKYNGITGINKYHHSWEFDGAGLKAALGLDWYIDYGFSFLTKIGLASIYGNYQSQNKGTVKELANNNDYILINIRNHDHRFSFSPQFFLGLVWGKIFDNWGLSLSLGYESQIWLNLQEIYSSFLETDPRDGKVVLLKRGALGLHGLNAMVELLF
- the tyrS gene encoding tyrosine--tRNA ligase — translated: METVIDALEKRGFIDAISSDELRERVKQPLKLYIGFDPTANSLHLGNLVGIIALAWFQKYGHTPVILLGGGTGKIGDPSGKDTERPLLDENVLKANVEGIRKQFERCLDFSHPTAPPMMVNNDDWLSSYSLIEFLRDVGKHFRLGPMLGKDSVRSRLNSEEGMSFTEFSYQVLQGYDFYHLYKENSICLQMGGSDQWGNITAGIELTRKLIGESVFGMTYPLLTRSDGKKFGKSEEGAIWLDPEKTSPYQFYQHLIRVADADVTKLMRMLTFIDVREIEAFEAEIASGEFIPFAAQKRLAEEVTRFVHGEEGVQIALRVTAAIAPGSNASLDPEILEEIARDMPHVALDVSEVLDQKYTDVITKAGFVTSKSEAARLIQNGGAYLNNEKVEDPAFTITKKHLIGNKYVMLGSGKKKKMLIKIAP